A stretch of the Clostridiales bacterium genome encodes the following:
- the rph gene encoding ribonuclease PH, whose protein sequence is MRADGRQLDEKRPVTIETDFVRTAYGSCLIATGNTRVICTASVEETVPPFLRDKGQGWITAEYAMLPASTTERKKRDGIKKDGRSVEIQRLIGRSLRQAVDLKALGERTITLDCDVLEADGGTRTASITGAMVALTCAVDRLIREKKLLASPIVHQVAAISAGIVDDIPCLDLCYREDSSAQVDMNIVMNEQKEFIELQGTGEGRAFSHDEMEMLTGYGIKGIAELMQAQRDALGERARHIAPKPVLVAATGNEHKLRELQEMFRDYYTLVPMTAAGFCGPIDENADTFAGNAAIKAEAVCEATGLPAIGDDSGLCVDALDGEPGVLSARYAGEHGNDEANNDLLLSRMEGREDRAAQFVCALALKLPGRETLIAEGSCPGVILYRRQGTGGFGYDPLFLYEPMNKTYAEMNAEEKNAVSHRAKASEKMRQIMAEICGQGN, encoded by the coding sequence ATGAGAGCGGACGGAAGACAGCTGGATGAGAAACGGCCGGTTACGATTGAGACGGATTTTGTGCGCACGGCGTACGGCAGCTGCCTGATTGCCACGGGAAACACCCGGGTGATCTGCACGGCCAGCGTGGAGGAAACGGTCCCGCCGTTCCTCCGGGACAAGGGGCAGGGATGGATTACGGCGGAATACGCGATGCTCCCGGCTTCCACCACGGAGCGCAAAAAGCGGGACGGCATCAAGAAGGACGGCCGCAGCGTGGAGATCCAGCGGCTGATCGGCAGGTCCCTGCGCCAGGCAGTGGACCTGAAAGCGCTCGGTGAACGCACGATTACGCTGGACTGCGACGTACTGGAAGCGGACGGCGGAACGCGGACCGCGTCCATTACCGGCGCCATGGTGGCGCTGACCTGCGCCGTGGACCGGCTGATCCGGGAGAAGAAGCTGCTGGCCAGCCCGATTGTCCACCAGGTGGCGGCCATCAGTGCGGGAATCGTGGATGATATTCCGTGCCTGGACCTGTGCTACCGGGAAGACAGCAGCGCGCAGGTGGATATGAATATCGTGATGAACGAGCAGAAGGAGTTTATCGAGCTGCAGGGGACCGGTGAAGGCCGCGCTTTCAGTCATGATGAAATGGAAATGCTGACCGGGTACGGCATCAAGGGAATCGCCGAGCTGATGCAGGCGCAGCGGGATGCGCTCGGGGAGCGGGCACGCCATATCGCGCCGAAGCCGGTGCTGGTTGCCGCGACCGGGAATGAACATAAGCTGCGGGAGCTGCAGGAGATGTTCCGCGACTACTATACGCTGGTCCCTATGACAGCTGCCGGGTTCTGCGGGCCGATTGACGAAAACGCGGATACGTTTGCCGGCAACGCGGCTATCAAGGCGGAAGCGGTCTGTGAGGCGACCGGCCTGCCGGCCATCGGAGACGACAGCGGCCTCTGTGTGGACGCGCTGGACGGGGAACCGGGCGTGCTCAGCGCGCGGTATGCCGGAGAACACGGAAACGATGAGGCCAATAACGACCTGCTCCTGAGCCGGATGGAAGGCCGGGAAGACCGCGCGGCGCAGTTTGTGTGCGCGCTGGCGCTGAAGCTGCCGGGCCGCGAAACGCTGATAGCGGAGGGCTCCTGCCCCGGCGTGATCCTTTACCGGCGGCAGGGAACCGGTGGATTCGGGTATGATCCGCTGTTCCTGTACGAGCCGATGAACAAGACCTATGCCGAGATGAACGCAGAGGAGAAAAACGCCGTCAGCCACCGGGCAAAAGCCAGTGAAAAAATGCGGCAGATCATGGCGGAAATCTGCGGGCAGGGAAACTGA
- the glpK gene encoding glycerol kinase GlpK has protein sequence MAKYLAALDQGTTSSRAVIFTEDGQMIASYNREFPQHYPKPGWVEHDPRDILDTQITSLREAVKLSGVDPGEIAAVGITNQRETTFLWDRKTGECVGNAIVWQCRRTSQIVDDLVSRGCSNMIREKTGLVPDAYFSGTKLKWMLDYYNVRDRAERGELCFGTADSFLCWNLLENRPHVTDATNAGRTMMFNLHTQDWDDDLLALLDIPRACLPQVVDSSGPIGMLDPAILGRRIPVTGMAGDQHASLFGQACFHPGDVKNTYGTGCFMLMNTGDTPVQSRNGLLTTMAWRIGGKPVFALEGSVFMGGATIQWLRDELKIISHAAETEALAQSINSTGGVYLVPAFTGLGAPWWDMYSRGTLIGMTRGTGRPQIVRAALEAIAFQSADLMDAMAKDCGQKPERLQVDGGASANAFLMQFQADISAIPVVRPKVLETTALGAALLAGLGVGMYSSLAETAAVWQKDLEFTPKMDEATRLMELGGWHKAVERSLGFAK, from the coding sequence ATGGCTAAGTATCTGGCGGCACTGGACCAGGGAACGACCAGCTCACGGGCTGTGATTTTCACGGAAGACGGACAGATGATTGCCTCGTACAACCGGGAGTTTCCCCAACATTACCCGAAGCCCGGCTGGGTGGAGCATGATCCGCGGGACATCCTGGACACGCAGATCACCAGCCTCCGGGAAGCGGTGAAGCTGAGCGGGGTGGATCCGGGAGAAATCGCCGCGGTCGGAATCACGAACCAGCGGGAGACCACCTTCCTCTGGGACCGGAAGACCGGGGAATGCGTCGGGAATGCCATTGTATGGCAGTGCCGGCGGACATCCCAGATTGTGGATGACCTGGTGAGCCGCGGCTGCAGCAACATGATCCGGGAAAAGACCGGCCTGGTGCCGGATGCCTATTTCTCCGGCACGAAGCTGAAATGGATGCTGGATTACTACAACGTCCGGGACCGGGCGGAGCGGGGAGAGCTGTGCTTCGGCACCGCCGACAGCTTCCTGTGCTGGAACCTGCTGGAAAACCGGCCGCATGTGACGGATGCCACCAATGCCGGCCGGACGATGATGTTCAACCTGCATACCCAGGACTGGGATGACGACCTGCTGGCGCTGCTGGATATTCCGCGGGCCTGCCTGCCGCAGGTGGTGGATTCATCGGGTCCGATCGGCATGCTGGATCCCGCGATCCTGGGAAGGCGCATCCCGGTCACCGGCATGGCCGGGGACCAGCATGCCAGCCTATTCGGACAGGCGTGCTTCCATCCCGGAGACGTGAAAAACACCTACGGCACCGGCTGCTTTATGCTGATGAATACCGGCGATACGCCGGTGCAGAGCCGGAACGGGCTGCTGACCACCATGGCGTGGCGGATCGGGGGGAAACCCGTTTTTGCGCTGGAAGGCAGCGTGTTTATGGGCGGAGCGACCATCCAGTGGCTGCGGGATGAGCTGAAGATCATATCCCACGCGGCGGAAACGGAAGCACTGGCCCAGTCGATCAACAGCACCGGCGGCGTATACCTGGTTCCCGCGTTCACGGGGCTCGGCGCCCCGTGGTGGGACATGTACAGCCGGGGCACCCTGATCGGAATGACCCGGGGAACCGGCCGGCCGCAGATTGTCCGTGCGGCGCTGGAAGCAATCGCCTTCCAGAGCGCGGACCTGATGGACGCCATGGCAAAGGACTGCGGACAGAAGCCGGAACGGCTGCAGGTGGACGGCGGCGCAAGCGCCAATGCGTTCCTGATGCAGTTCCAGGCGGATATCAGCGCAATCCCCGTCGTGCGGCCGAAGGTGCTGGAAACCACGGCGCTGGGAGCGGCCCTGCTGGCCGGACTCGGCGTCGGAATGTACAGCAGCCTTGCGGAAACCGCAGCGGTCTGGCAGAAGGACCTGGAATTTACCCCCAAAATGGACGAAGCCACCCGGCTGATGGAGCTGGGCGGCTGGCATAAGGCAGTGGAACGGAGCCTTGGCTTCGCGAAATGA
- the pgsA gene encoding CDP-diacylglycerol--glycerol-3-phosphate 3-phosphatidyltransferase — protein sequence MKDKVRKLFSHVWTIPNVLTMIRLLLVPVFVVVYFRTSAEPKYAALAIFAAASLTDMLDGYLARKLNQITDFGKLFDPLADKLMVLSALVCQAVTGVFPWAAVIVVACKELVMVLGGLFMLSRDVVVYSNIVGKAAQVCFILSLILSFFHVPLAEWGTRLDLILLWITVGLAVLAMVVYAAEYLRSLKKPRE from the coding sequence TTGAAGGACAAAGTCCGTAAACTCTTCTCCCATGTATGGACCATTCCGAACGTGCTCACCATGATCCGGCTCCTGCTGGTGCCGGTCTTTGTTGTGGTATATTTCCGCACATCCGCTGAACCGAAATACGCAGCGCTTGCAATCTTTGCCGCCGCCAGCCTCACGGATATGCTCGACGGCTACCTGGCCCGGAAACTGAACCAGATTACCGACTTCGGCAAGCTGTTTGACCCGCTGGCCGATAAGCTCATGGTCCTTTCCGCCCTGGTCTGCCAGGCCGTCACCGGCGTGTTCCCCTGGGCCGCCGTCATCGTGGTGGCCTGCAAGGAACTGGTTATGGTGCTCGGCGGGCTGTTCATGCTCAGCCGGGATGTGGTCGTTTACAGCAACATCGTCGGCAAGGCCGCGCAGGTCTGCTTTATCCTGTCGCTGATCCTGTCCTTTTTCCATGTCCCGCTGGCGGAGTGGGGCACCCGGCTGGACCTGATCCTGCTGTGGATTACCGTCGGCCTGGCCGTACTGGCCATGGTCGTCTATGCCGCCGAATACCTGCGGAGCCTGAAAAAGCCCCGGGAATAA
- a CDS encoding DUF853 family protein, with translation MLHEGKIWVGTAGETPVYLLPGMANRHGLIAGATGTGKTVSLKVLAESFSDMGVPVFLSDIKSDLSGMVLSGDPTEAIEKRLDKCHVPAGEFEFKNYPTVFWDVYGEQGHPIRATVEKMGPLLLSRMLSLNETQSGVMNILFRVARDIGQKLTDILDLKRMLVYIGEHAKELTLHYGNVSSASVGAIQRAVAVLEDQGGDTFFGEPAIDIEDWFGPAANGQGTINILSADRLFNNPTMYSTFLLWMLTELYDYLPERGDADKPLIVFFFDEAHLLFNNCGRALMEKIEQVVRLIRSKGVGVYFITQSPADIPMTILGQLGNRIQHALRAYTPLDQKAVKVAAQTFRTNPSFDTEEAITTLKTGEALVSFLDEHGAPGVVERAIILPPQSYMGAISGEIRTQVIGASPFKGKYDPPAAPAGVQGQVQPAGTIPAAPQQAPQFYLVNGILWRVNYVNPTAYITVNGTLLPVSR, from the coding sequence ATGCTTCATGAAGGAAAAATCTGGGTTGGCACAGCGGGAGAGACCCCGGTTTATCTGCTTCCGGGCATGGCGAACCGGCATGGGCTGATTGCCGGCGCGACGGGTACGGGCAAAACCGTTTCCCTCAAGGTCCTGGCGGAGAGCTTTTCCGACATGGGCGTTCCGGTGTTCCTGAGCGATATCAAGAGCGACCTGAGCGGTATGGTGCTGTCCGGGGATCCCACCGAGGCGATTGAAAAGCGGCTGGACAAGTGCCATGTGCCCGCCGGGGAGTTTGAATTCAAGAATTACCCAACCGTCTTCTGGGACGTGTACGGAGAACAGGGGCATCCGATCCGCGCGACGGTGGAAAAGATGGGCCCCCTGCTGCTGAGCCGGATGCTTTCCCTGAACGAGACGCAGAGCGGCGTGATGAACATCCTGTTCCGCGTGGCCCGCGATATCGGACAGAAGCTGACGGATATCCTGGACCTGAAACGCATGCTGGTCTATATCGGCGAGCACGCCAAGGAACTGACCCTGCATTACGGCAACGTCTCCTCTGCCAGCGTCGGCGCGATCCAGCGCGCGGTGGCGGTCCTGGAGGACCAGGGCGGGGACACTTTCTTCGGGGAGCCGGCCATTGATATTGAGGACTGGTTCGGACCAGCCGCAAACGGGCAGGGGACCATCAACATCCTCTCTGCCGACCGGCTGTTCAACAATCCCACGATGTATTCCACCTTCCTGCTGTGGATGCTGACAGAGCTTTATGATTACCTTCCCGAACGGGGAGATGCCGATAAACCGCTGATCGTTTTCTTCTTCGATGAAGCGCACCTGCTGTTCAACAACTGCGGGCGGGCCCTGATGGAGAAGATCGAGCAGGTGGTCCGCCTGATCCGGTCCAAGGGCGTGGGGGTCTACTTTATCACCCAGAGCCCCGCGGATATTCCCATGACCATCCTGGGCCAGCTGGGAAACCGGATCCAGCACGCCCTCCGGGCCTACACACCGCTGGACCAGAAAGCGGTGAAGGTCGCCGCCCAGACGTTCCGGACGAATCCGTCCTTTGATACAGAAGAAGCGATTACGACCCTGAAGACAGGGGAGGCGCTGGTCTCATTCCTGGATGAGCACGGAGCCCCGGGCGTGGTTGAGCGGGCAATCATTCTACCCCCGCAGAGTTATATGGGCGCGATCTCAGGCGAGATCCGCACCCAGGTGATCGGAGCCAGTCCGTTCAAGGGCAAGTACGATCCTCCTGCCGCCCCGGCCGGGGTGCAGGGACAGGTTCAGCCGGCGGGAACCATTCCCGCCGCCCCGCAGCAGGCGCCGCAGTTCTATCTGGTAAACGGCATCCTGTGGCGGGTGAACTACGTCAATCCGACGGCGTACATTACCGTGAACGGCACGCTGCTTCCGGTCTCCCGCTGA